CTGAAGACATGCGTACGGACGCTCATCAGTGTGAACTTTCATGTGGACCTTTAGACTAGCTTTACTGCCAAATGTCTTTTCACACTGAAGACATTGGTATGGagtctctccagtgtgaattttcAAGTGATCTATAAGATGATCTTTCCTTGTGAAGGTCTTTTCACATTGAAGACATGGGAATGGGCGTTCTTGAGAATGAATTCTCATGTGGACCGTGAGATGATTCTTTCTTTTGAAAATCTTTCCACACTGCGGGCATGGGTATGGACGCTCTTCAGTGTGAGTTTTCATGTGGACCGTGAgattattttttcttttgaaaatCTTTCCACACTGCGGGCATGGGTATGGATGCTCTTCAGTGTGAGTTTTCATGTGGACGGTTAGTTTACGTTTGCTTGTAAAACTCTTTCTACAGTCAGGGCAGGTGAAAGTTTTTTCTTCAGCATGGATTCGTATGTGCTTCACAAGGTCTGCTTTACTTTTAAAACCCTTTCCACAATGAGTGCAAGTAGATGATTTGGTGGCTTCTGTTCTTTGCTTTTCTGTTCGTTTTAGAAATGAAGTCATTTTCATCTGCAAGCAACCAGGAGATTTTTCTGCGATTGTGGAATTATGTGATAATGACGTTTCTTCCAGTTCCATCAGGTCTAAAAGAAAAtgagtatatatatatttgtgttaATACATTTCTATAAGTGTTCTCAAGACCATAATATGTTAACAAAACCTTAATAatattgtaaagtgttttttAACCGTAATGTTTCTCAGCAATCACtttattcagggttcccacaccttagttaacttcaaattcaaggacctttcaaagactttccaggtccaataccctcaaattcaaggactaaatgtggggacacatttcaagtgagagcaaggttacatcgtgttaccttttaagatacattgttacagttcccttttgagggaactggcactgcgtcactgcggtgacactttggggaagCCTCCAgaggtaagtgcgtctgaatgtcaATATcgaattcaaccaatggtgaggcttaacgacaaagacagggtgacgcgggaaccaggaagtatatcgctatctgaaatattgccaaagactgcgttacagggacacaggaagtatggcaagggagacgcagcgtctcgttcccttctcagggaacaacagttacatatgtaacccgagacgttttcatgtgtcaaacacaacaaaAGTGcttaaaatagattcaagcactttcaatgacctgtatctatgtatgaatattttcaaaaacttcccagggccttgaattttccccccagattcataaactttcaaggattttaaggacctgtgggaaccctgtttatTTGTCACTTGGTCACAGGTACCAGCAAAATTATCCATCAACCTCTCCATacatacaatacataaaatCTGACAAGGGGTAGACAGAACAGGTCGACAGGGTATTGAGGAAGAAGTACAGCATTACATGAAAGAGgggagaaaaaaaacaaacctCCAGACTATGCTCCAAAGGGAGTAcagcagggttccccaaatcttaccctggagggccagagcactgcagagtttagctccaaccctgatcaaacacaccctgagcaagctaatcaaggtcttcatgatcactagaaaatcacaagtGGGTTAGTTTGATTAGAGTTGGACccaaactctgtagtgctccggcactccagggtaagatttggggaaccctggagTACAGTGTGGGAACAGGGGAAAACACCTCACAAACATAAGCACATAGTCAGTACACTTTACAACATGAACAACACACGACTTGCAACGGGGTAGGGGGGAATGGAGGGGTCGAGATAACCCAGCGCAGGCAAGCAGCCATCCGGTCTTGCAGCCATTCTCGGTGCTGGTCACAGACCCACCTGTCAGGATGGGGGGCACAAAGTGACGAGGCAAGGGATGGGGGTACTGGGTGGGTGATTGCGTTCATATGTATCTGAAAAGATCAGATACAGGTCGCATaggggcaaaaaaaaaaaatcggaatTGGGTCGTTTTAGCCTGCAGTGTGAACGTAGCCTAAGTGCTGCGCATCCTACCCCTGACAAGCATTAAAAGTCCAGTCATCACCGGATGACAGGTTTTGATCCAGCTTATTTGTCAGAGGGGAAATAAATGTGACAGCAGGGTTCTCATCTAACACTTGACGTACCAATTACGCACAGCCTAACTTATTCATAATATATTGAGGTAATTACATGACGGGTAACTGAAACCATTTACATAtgtgtgtttaattttttttaatcaggacATTGTTAATCTGCTAATTAAATAAGACAAGAAATATTCACGGCACCTAACTAAACCAGAAAACTGGGTCGATTGCTTCCGGTTGCCGATATGCAGTATGGTAGCTTGTTATTGTTATTCGTAGTATTAtttatgttcttttttattCTAATATCTGAATGCATGCGAGAAGAAAATGCCTTCTCAAAAgctataaaatattaaaaagttagcaaattttctttaaatggaacacaaataaaaaaaataattaaataaaaacaaagcttgatcatttcaacatttgatttgattgaAAAGCATTATTGATTTTCAATTGAACAACTAAACGCCTTATTTCAGACAGCGCTTGTATTATATGCAAAACATGGCTTTTTATATCAGCCACTATGCAAATGAGAGTTAATTTATGGTCCTCATACACAAACGAAATGTTAGCCACCTGTAAGACAATGGGTTAAGTCTGACACAATCTGGTGATCAACACATTGAGCAAAGCCTGCACTTTTCTTAGACAGTTTTATGTTTTACCAACGTTGGGAAGTGGTGGTTAAAATAGAGAATTGGGGCTGGAAGTGAACACATCCTGAACATGCCCTTCTTGACCCAACCACAGTCAACCTGCAGCTAGAACTAGAGGATATTTCGAAATGCCTCCCCACCATGGCAAATGCAAGATCATCAATCATAAAAGGGAACTTTGACTTAAAGAAAAACTGCAAATACGCAATGTGAGagatattgtttattttagtcgCTTAAGCAAGCTAAGAAACTATGCATAAATAAATTTGCTGCAAACTTTCAGTTATGTCTTTCAGCATCTCCAAACAATTCTGATTAAATCAATTGACTGATTTCAGTTTTGGTAAAATAAGTTTATATTAaactattttaacatattaaaataaGGCCATGAGTCTCAGTTAGTTCcgatccaaatttcaagtttttttttatcacaCTTTTATTGGTTTTACGTGGGTTTGCATACTCAAaaatcacaaattaataaattattttcacTGCATCATTATTAATGaaaaaggtttttaaaaaatgttatggATTCTGGAAGCTCAGGGCTGATTTTATAACCTATGTATCTGAGACTAAAGCCCAATTTATGGTCCTGCCTATACGATCTATGCCGTAATGCCGTAGGTTATGCGTAGCCATGACGTGCACCAaagctgcaacaaaagtcgctgtccatttacctccatcactgctggtcatctcatataaaacacaacaagcCTCTTCTTCTTTTGTGAGTTTACTCACCCAAGCGGCTTCTTCGGCTGTTGCACTGCTATGTGGTGTTGTGCACTGGAAaggttacagtatgtttttatAGTACAGTCATGATGTGATAGATGTGTGTTCAATATATCTCTGTCACTCCTGAATCTGTCCATCATTTTTACTGAATGAGTATATAAATCATTACTTGCTTGACTTTCTCTCTATTTTAGTGTTGTTCACTGAGGTTCCTCGTGACATCATCTCTCAGGTTGGAGAAGATGTGGAGTTGGCGTGTTCCTTCAAGGGGGCCGGTTCCTCATCCATTTCTCTGGAAATTCAGTGGTGGTACGCTCGACACGGTAAAGACTTACCAGAGAAACCTGAATGGACAGACAACCAGGCAAGCGCAGAAATGTTGTTAttgcgcacacactttgcacTAGTAATCCTATACTGCAACATTATTTAGAGACATAATTTAGAGACCTAACCACATCGTTGCCGCAATTGTGCATACCTGTAATTTCGCTTTTGTGTCTCTACAGGTGCTTTCACACGAAGAAACATCAAAAGGGGAAACCAAAATAAGTGTGAGTTGTTCATATAAATGTTATCTATAGATGACCTATTTTTGCAGTTTTGGATTTGTCATTTGACTCTAAGCTTGTCTTATCTGGTAGTCTGCGAGAGAACTGTAATGTGAAGGTTTTTGTCTTATTTATGTTCAGGTGGTCAAAGTGGTCGGCAGTAACATCTCGCACAAGCTTCATCTGTCTAGCCTCAAACCATCAGATGGGGGCACGTACGAATGCAGGGTGATCGACTTCAGTGAAAGCCAAGCTCAGCAGCACAGAGTTCAGGCGTATCTGCAGGTACGGCCGGATGATCTGCAACACGAACGCGCACAGTTCCGTCACATGGACCACGAGACCCATCAGCACACCGTAAAGGGCAACCATCAGCTGGATGATGGAGAGCCGGGTGATGCGGACCTTCACAAGAGACACCCCAAGCGTGAGGAAATGTTTTATAAAGTTGATCATCATGAGGGAAACAAAACCAAAGCCGGAAATAAACACCAATCAGAGAGCAGAGATTTCCAAACACATGACATGCAGATGAACAGTGACTCTGTCCTGATGAAGACTGTAAACTATAGAGGAAAGGAGGGAAAGAAGAAGAGATATAACGGGTGATTATGAAGAAGAAACAAAGAGGGAAATAAAAAAGTGCGCTcacattttaaaatcatttattaatttaaagtaaatgacagaatgGCCATGCATCAACTGCACAATTTAGATAATGGATGACTGCATATACAAATGTGCCAGTAAATCTGCTGAATTATTCTGATTATTgtgtaataattatatttaGTGTTTTGTTATCACACGGATGTAAACAAGAAATGTGTATGTCATTTTAACGTTA
This Paramisgurnus dabryanus chromosome 7, PD_genome_1.1, whole genome shotgun sequence DNA region includes the following protein-coding sequences:
- the vstm2lb gene encoding V-set and transmembrane domain-containing protein 2-like protein, with the translated sequence LLNEYINHYLLDFLSILVLFTEVPRDIISQVGEDVELACSFKGAGSSSISLEIQWWYARHGKDLPEKPEWTDNQVLSHEETSKGETKISVVKVVGSNISHKLHLSSLKPSDGGTYECRVIDFSESQAQQHRVQAYLQVRPDDLQHERAQFRHMDHETHQHTVKGNHQLDDGEPGDADLHKRHPKREEMFYKVDHHEGNKTKAGNKHQSESRDFQTHDMQMNSDSVLMKTVNYRGKEGKKKRYNG